One region of Skermanella mucosa genomic DNA includes:
- a CDS encoding FAD-dependent oxidoreductase, which produces MPVLRPSPDAGPNRPTIPLPPRRAILAGTADVLVIGGGPAGMGAALGAAWAGADVVMVERHGFLGGNATAALVMPLMSFHTQRGAPADVDNTRLMPSDHGPGEPIVAGALASFLERLIGAGGAIPPSGATGYTVPFDPETYKVVAQEVVEEAGVKLLYHAFASGILGEPGRPEGVVFETKSGPVAVRAGTIIDCTGDGDVAALAGARFDVGRDGDGRVQPMTLMFRVGGFDRQAFADYVRAHPDQWRGVHGLWDLIAKATADGELDLPREDILFFATPHEGEIAVNSTRVTGVLGTDVFDLTEAERLGKVQMGRIARFLRGYVPGFGKSYVIQSGVTVGVRETRRIVGDYRMTADDVLEARKFDDGIARGSYPIDIHNPAGKGTVLKRLPLGEYYEIPLRCLLPQGVDRLMVAGRCISGSHEAHSSYRVTPTAMATGQAAGICAALAARQGGAARQMPAIEVQRELRRQGASLRDPA; this is translated from the coding sequence ATGCCTGTCCTGCGGCCTTCCCCCGATGCAGGCCCCAACCGGCCCACCATCCCGCTGCCGCCCCGCCGGGCGATCCTGGCCGGCACCGCCGACGTGCTGGTGATCGGGGGAGGCCCGGCCGGCATGGGCGCCGCGCTGGGGGCGGCCTGGGCCGGGGCCGACGTGGTGATGGTCGAACGGCACGGGTTCCTGGGCGGGAACGCGACCGCCGCGCTGGTGATGCCCTTGATGTCTTTCCACACCCAGCGCGGCGCGCCTGCCGATGTTGACAATACCCGGCTCATGCCGTCCGACCATGGTCCGGGCGAGCCGATCGTGGCCGGGGCATTGGCATCGTTCCTGGAGCGGCTGATCGGGGCGGGCGGCGCCATCCCGCCTTCCGGCGCCACCGGCTACACCGTGCCGTTCGACCCCGAGACCTACAAGGTCGTGGCGCAGGAGGTGGTCGAGGAAGCCGGGGTCAAGCTCCTCTACCACGCCTTCGCGTCGGGTATCCTGGGCGAGCCGGGACGGCCGGAGGGCGTCGTGTTCGAGACCAAGTCGGGTCCGGTCGCGGTCCGGGCCGGCACCATCATCGACTGCACCGGCGACGGCGACGTGGCGGCGCTCGCCGGGGCCCGCTTCGATGTCGGGCGGGACGGCGACGGCCGGGTGCAGCCGATGACGCTGATGTTCCGGGTCGGCGGCTTCGACCGGCAAGCCTTCGCGGATTATGTCCGGGCGCATCCCGACCAGTGGCGCGGCGTCCATGGCTTGTGGGACCTGATCGCCAAGGCCACGGCCGACGGCGAACTGGACCTGCCGCGCGAGGACATCCTGTTCTTCGCGACGCCGCACGAGGGCGAGATCGCCGTCAACAGCACCCGGGTCACCGGCGTGCTGGGCACCGACGTCTTCGACCTGACGGAGGCGGAACGGCTGGGCAAGGTTCAGATGGGCCGGATCGCCCGCTTCCTGCGCGGCTATGTTCCCGGTTTCGGGAAGTCCTACGTGATCCAGAGCGGCGTCACGGTCGGCGTGCGCGAGACCCGGCGGATCGTCGGAGACTACCGCATGACCGCCGACGACGTGCTGGAGGCCCGGAAGTTCGACGACGGCATCGCCCGCGGTTCCTACCCGATCGACATCCACAACCCGGCCGGCAAGGGCACGGTCTTGAAGCGCCTGCCGCTCGGCGAATACTACGAGATCCCCTTGCGCTGCCTGCTGCCGCAGGGCGTCGACCGGCTGATGGTGGCCGGCCGCTGCATCTCCGGCAGCCACGAGGCCCATTCCTCCTACCGCGTGACGCCGACGGCCATGGCCACCGGGCAGGCGGCCGGGATCTGCGCCGCCCTGGCCGCGCGGCAGGGAGGAGCGGCGCGCCAGATGCCGGCGATCGAAGTCCAGCGGGAATTACGCCGCCAGGGAGCCAGCCTGCGCGATCCGGCCTGA
- a CDS encoding ThuA domain-containing protein → MNGKPLRVTIWNEFRHEKANPEVAALYPDGMHEALAAPLRAAGHEVRTATLDEPEHGLTEEVLAGTDVLLWWGHRHHRDVDDAVVERVWKRVLDGMGLIPLHSSHFSKIFVRLMGTTCHLKHRVAGERERLWLVARGHPIAEGVPEHFDLQPEEMYGEPFDIPPPEELVFVSWFQGGEVFRSGCCYTRGQGRIFYFRPGHETYPTYHHPTVQRVIANAVRWAAPRDVAPRQFGRSAPLEPI, encoded by the coding sequence ATGAACGGCAAGCCCCTCCGGGTCACGATCTGGAACGAGTTCCGCCACGAGAAAGCCAATCCCGAGGTGGCAGCCCTCTATCCCGACGGCATGCACGAGGCGCTGGCGGCCCCCCTGCGCGCCGCCGGCCACGAGGTCCGCACCGCCACCCTGGACGAGCCGGAGCATGGCCTGACCGAGGAGGTGCTGGCCGGCACCGACGTGCTGCTGTGGTGGGGCCACCGGCACCACCGCGACGTGGACGACGCGGTGGTCGAGCGGGTCTGGAAGCGGGTGCTGGACGGGATGGGGCTGATCCCCCTGCACTCCTCCCACTTCTCGAAGATCTTCGTCCGGCTGATGGGCACCACCTGCCACCTGAAGCACCGGGTCGCCGGCGAGCGGGAGCGGCTGTGGCTGGTCGCCCGAGGCCACCCGATCGCCGAGGGCGTGCCTGAGCATTTCGACCTTCAGCCGGAGGAGATGTACGGCGAGCCGTTCGACATCCCGCCGCCGGAGGAGCTGGTCTTCGTCAGCTGGTTCCAGGGCGGGGAGGTGTTCCGCAGCGGCTGTTGCTATACCCGGGGCCAGGGACGGATCTTCTATTTCCGTCCCGGCCACGAGACCTATCCCACGTACCACCACCCGACCGTCCAGCGGGTGATCGCCAACGCGGTGCGCTGGGCCGCCCCGCGCGACGTGGCGCCGCGGCAGTTCGGCCGCAGCGCCCCCCTGGAGCCGATTTAG
- a CDS encoding polysaccharide pyruvyl transferase family protein — protein sequence MPIVGISGSYGGLNLGDEAILASAIVQLRSALTGVEIVAFSRNADHTRANQDVDRAINPRTALRDEIIPEVERLDVLLLGGGGILYDTEARTYLREVVIAQARNVPTFAFSIGIGPLKGAEERAAVRDGMNMMAGITVREIGAKRLLEEIGCTRPVTVTADPALLLDPAPFTDDMLRTEGIPADRRLIGLSIRERGAGAPDLDAGGYHGLLAQAADFIVHRYDAQVVFVPMERADLREAHQVIAAMSSPHCASVLRGFYSPRQILGLMGHFQFALGMRLHFLIFAAISGVPLMALPYASKVADFLDALGVPRRAGVHEDSAGSMLAALDRLWDNRDDHCREVRERIVLLQDQARRTVPLLVETLNLRSAAPVDS from the coding sequence TTGCCCATAGTCGGGATATCGGGCTCCTATGGCGGGTTGAACCTGGGTGACGAGGCGATCCTCGCCTCGGCCATCGTCCAGTTGCGGAGCGCCTTGACCGGCGTGGAGATCGTCGCCTTCTCCCGCAATGCCGATCACACCCGGGCCAACCAGGACGTCGACCGCGCGATCAATCCCCGCACGGCACTCCGCGACGAGATCATCCCGGAGGTCGAGCGGTTGGACGTCCTGCTGCTGGGCGGCGGCGGTATCCTCTACGACACGGAGGCGCGGACCTACCTGCGCGAGGTGGTGATCGCCCAGGCCCGCAACGTCCCGACCTTCGCCTTCTCGATCGGCATCGGCCCGCTGAAAGGGGCCGAGGAGCGGGCGGCGGTCCGCGACGGCATGAACATGATGGCCGGAATCACCGTGCGGGAAATCGGCGCCAAGCGGCTTCTGGAGGAGATCGGCTGCACCCGGCCGGTGACGGTGACGGCGGACCCGGCCCTGCTGCTGGATCCGGCCCCCTTCACCGACGACATGCTGCGCACGGAGGGCATCCCGGCCGACCGCCGCCTGATCGGCCTGTCGATCCGAGAGCGCGGCGCCGGGGCGCCCGACCTGGACGCCGGCGGCTACCATGGCCTGCTGGCCCAGGCCGCCGATTTCATCGTCCACCGCTATGACGCCCAGGTGGTGTTCGTCCCCATGGAACGCGCCGACCTGCGGGAGGCGCACCAGGTGATCGCCGCCATGTCCTCGCCGCACTGCGCCAGCGTGCTGCGGGGCTTCTATTCTCCCCGCCAGATCCTGGGGCTGATGGGGCATTTCCAGTTCGCCCTGGGCATGCGGTTGCACTTCCTGATCTTCGCCGCCATCTCCGGGGTGCCGCTGATGGCCTTGCCCTATGCGAGCAAGGTTGCGGATTTCCTCGACGCCCTGGGCGTGCCCCGGCGCGCCGGTGTCCACGAGGACAGTGCCGGCTCCATGCTGGCGGCGCTGGACCGGCTGTGGGACAACCGGGACGACCATTGCCGGGAGGTGCGGGAGCGGATCGTCCTGCTCCAGGACCAGGCGCGCCGCACCGTGCCGCTGCTGGTCGAGACGCTGAACCTTCGGTCCGCGGCGCCTGTTGACTCTTGA
- a CDS encoding peroxidase family protein: MAPVMQHGIVVPEALADHLKMKLNREGPFDYMIEQGGVIPNLEDLTLLETFLRDSVGAENDSRSIPAGFTFLGQFIDHDITLMELKMNQDDLSRRFPVNAFVNRRTPFFELDSVYGLGLEAQGSGEILFHPSGKFRLGTDTGGIEQDVPRDAETERALIGDPRNDENKIIQQIHNLFQRLHNRFIDEGQGYADARLSVMRHYQYMILNDYLARTIRKDVLEWVIEHQAPAYRALSARHGGVPVMPLEFSVAAFRFGHSQVRGGYALNDQFGAAIFSDNPAVPDLNGGRKLEPRQAIDWKFFFGTIGEGSVVQPSRRIDPLLSPALRLLKSPGIPDATVDSQASPRSLAKRNLFRAAQTGLISGQSAAAAFGYKPIADDQLGLDIVPPPAGQKLIRHTPLWYYVLQEAHVQEDGQRLGEVGSRILAETFVGGMLAAHYSVLKDGWKPANPALGTMEGIAAHVTG; encoded by the coding sequence ATGGCACCCGTCATGCAGCATGGCATCGTGGTTCCCGAAGCCCTGGCCGATCATCTCAAGATGAAGCTCAATCGCGAGGGGCCGTTCGATTACATGATCGAACAGGGCGGCGTCATCCCGAACCTGGAAGATCTCACCCTGCTCGAAACCTTCCTGCGCGACAGCGTCGGCGCGGAGAACGACAGCAGGAGCATTCCGGCCGGCTTCACCTTCCTGGGGCAGTTCATCGACCATGACATCACCCTGATGGAACTGAAGATGAACCAGGACGACCTGTCCCGGCGCTTCCCCGTCAACGCGTTCGTAAACCGGCGCACGCCCTTCTTCGAACTGGACTCCGTCTACGGCCTGGGCCTGGAGGCGCAGGGTTCGGGCGAGATCCTGTTCCACCCCAGCGGCAAGTTCCGCCTGGGCACCGATACCGGCGGGATCGAACAGGACGTGCCCCGCGATGCGGAGACGGAACGGGCGCTGATCGGCGACCCCCGGAACGACGAGAACAAGATCATCCAGCAGATCCACAACCTGTTCCAGCGCCTGCACAACCGGTTCATCGACGAGGGGCAGGGCTATGCCGACGCGCGCCTCTCGGTCATGCGCCATTACCAGTACATGATCCTGAACGACTATCTGGCGCGGACCATCCGCAAGGACGTGCTGGAATGGGTGATCGAGCACCAAGCGCCGGCCTATCGCGCCCTCAGCGCGCGGCATGGCGGCGTCCCCGTCATGCCGTTGGAGTTCTCGGTGGCGGCGTTCCGCTTCGGCCACAGCCAAGTCCGCGGCGGCTATGCCCTGAACGACCAGTTCGGTGCCGCCATCTTCAGCGACAATCCCGCCGTCCCGGATCTCAACGGCGGCCGGAAGCTGGAGCCGCGCCAGGCCATCGACTGGAAGTTCTTCTTCGGTACGATCGGCGAAGGCTCGGTCGTCCAGCCGAGCCGGCGCATCGACCCGCTGCTGTCACCGGCGCTGCGGCTGCTGAAATCACCCGGCATCCCGGACGCCACGGTGGACAGCCAGGCCAGCCCGCGCTCGCTCGCCAAGCGCAACCTGTTCCGCGCCGCCCAGACGGGGCTGATCAGCGGCCAGTCCGCGGCGGCCGCGTTCGGCTACAAGCCGATCGCCGACGACCAGCTCGGCCTCGACATCGTGCCGCCCCCGGCCGGCCAGAAGCTGATCCGGCACACCCCGCTCTGGTACTATGTCCTCCAGGAGGCGCATGTGCAGGAGGACGGCCAGCGCCTGGGCGAAGTCGGCAGCCGCATCCTGGCCGAAACCTTCGTCGGCGGCATGCTGGCGGCCCAC